In Oryza brachyantha chromosome 1, ObraRS2, whole genome shotgun sequence, the following are encoded in one genomic region:
- the LOC102716273 gene encoding uncharacterized protein LOC102716273 gives MAAADAVAVAVADEAMERVEGGPEEAVAVADEAADGERKEADAAAEEATVVMEEVEGEREEADPVAGEVTEAMEEVEGEREEVDDVADEAAEAMEQVEGEREEVDDVADEAAEAMEQVEGEREEGDAVAGSEASLRLALPLGRVKRIIRVDRDIKKVTSEAALLITAATELFLGSLAAGAHRAASRRGRRAVRAVHVRAAAREHRPTADFLLDCLPVAEEAPPARAAAGPRGGGSGGGEAKPLPRGTRRIDAFFQKTA, from the coding sequence atggccgccgccgacgccgtcgccgtcgccgtcgcggacgAGGCGATGGAGCGAGTCGAAGGGGGGCCGGAAGAGGCCGTTGCGGTCGCTGATGAGGCCGCCGATGGGGAGCGGAAGGAGGCCGATGcggccgccgaggaggctaCCGTGGTGATGGAGGAGGTCGAaggggagcgggaggaggcggaccCTGTGGCTGGAGAGGTCACCGAGGCGATGGAGGAAGTGGAaggggagcgggaggaggtcgacgacgtcgccgacgaggCTGCTGAGGCGATGGAGCAAGTGGAaggggagcgggaggaggtcgacgacgtcgccgacgaggCTGCGGAGGCGATGGAGCAAGTGGAaggggagcgggaggagggcGACGCCGTTGCCGGGTCCGAGGCGTCGCTACGGCTGGCGCTGCCGCTGGGGAGGGTGAAGCGGATCATCCGTGTGGACCGGGACATCAAGAAGGTGACAAGCGAGGCGGCGCTGCTCATCACCGCGGCCACGGAGCTCTTCCTCggctccctcgccgccggcgcccacaGGGCCGCCtcccggcgcggccggcgtgcGGTGCGTGCCGTGCACGTGCGggccgcggcgcgcgagcACCGCCCCACCGCCGACTTCCTCCTCGACTGCCTCCCCGTCGCCGAGGAGGCGCCGCCCGCACGCGCGGCCGCCGgtccccgcggcggcggcagcggcggaggagaggcaAAGCCGCTGCCGCGTGGGACCCGCCGCATCGACGCCTTCTTCCAGAAGACCGCATAG
- the LOC102718213 gene encoding noroxomaritidine synthase-like, whose translation MGFLWSFILLYPEVFLAIICFFWLSLFRLIRQCQKRTLPVNWPVLGMLPFLVKNLHYIHDKVTDALREAGCTFMVTGPWFLNMNFLVTCDPATVNHCFNANFKNYPKGSEFAEMFDILGDGLLVADSESWEHQRRMAMYIFAARKFRSFAMSTIARKTGNVLLPYLDHMAKFGSEVELEGVFMRFSLDVTYSTVFAADLDCLSVSSSIPVFGQATKEAEEAVLFRHVVPPSVWKLLRLLNVGSEKKLANARVVIDQFIYEEIAKRKEHASDGVQGDILSMYMKWSMDESLSKQKGDQFLRDTAVGFIFAGKDLIAVTLTWFFYMMCKHPHVEAMILQELKGLQSSTFPRNLSVFECDALRSAIYLQAALLETLRLFPATPFEEKEALVDDVLPNGTKVSQSTRIIFSLYAMGRIEGIWGKDCTEFKPERWVSKSGRLRHEPSYKFLSFNTGPRSCLGKDLSLSNMKITVASIIYNFKVELVEGHEVMPQSSVILHTQNGMMVRLKRRGAA comes from the exons ATGGGCTTCCTTTGGAGCTTCATTCTGCTCTATCCTGAGGTCTTCCTAGCTATCATCTGCTTCTTCTGGCTTTCCCTTTTCCGCCTCATCAGGCAGTGCCAGAAGAGAACCCTCCCAGTGAACTGGCCTGTTTTGGGGATGCTTCCGTTCCTTGTGAAGAATCTGCACTATATTCATGACAAAGTCACAGACGCGCTTCGTGAGGCAGGGTGCACGTTCATGGTTACTGGCCCTTGGTTCCTCAACATGAACTTCTTGGTTACCTGTGATCCAGCCACTGTCAACCATTGCTTCAATGCCAACTTCAAAAACTACCCAAAAGGCAGTGAGTTTGCCGAAATGTTTGACATTCTAGGTGATGGACTCCTTGTGGCAGACTCTGAATCATGGGAGCATCAGCGACGCATGGCGATGTACATCTTTGCTGCCCGTAAATTTCGGTCATTTGCAATGTCCACGATCGCGAGGAAGACTGGCAATGTCTTGTTACCCTAccttgatcacatggccaagttTGGCTCAGAGGTCGAGCTGGAGGGTGTCTTCATGAGGTTCTCACTAGATGTGACATACTCTACCGTGTTTGCAGCTGACCTTGATTGCTTGTCAGTGTCTTCTTCAATCCCTGTGTTTGGCCAAGCTACGAAGGAAGCAGAGGAGGCAGTGCTATTCAGGCACGTTGTACCACCAAGTGTGTGGAAGCTCTTGAGGCTGCTCAATGTCGGGAGTGAGAAGAAGCTGGCTAATGCCAGGGTGGTGATCGACCAATTCATCTATGAGGAGATCGCCAAACGGAAGGAACATGCAAGCGATGGAGTCCAGGGGGACATCCTGTCCATGTACATGAAATGGTCCATGGATGAAAGTTTGAGCAAGCAGAAGGGTGACCAGTTCCTCCGTGACACGGCAGTGGGTTTCATCTTTGCTGGGAAAGATCTCATTGCTGTCACACTGACTTGGTTCTTCTACATGATGTGCAAGCACCCACATGTCGAGGCGATGATCCTCCAAGAACTCAAGGGCCTTCAAAGCTCCACCTTTCCCAGGAACCTCTCCGTCTTCGAGTGCGATGCACTCCGGTCCGCTATCTACCTCCAAGCTGCACTCCTCGAGACACTCAG GCTCTTCCCTGCAACCCCATTCGAGGAGAAGGAGGCGCTCGTTGACGACGTTCTTCCAAACGGTACCAAGGTGAGCCAGAGCACAAGGATCATCTTCTCACTCTACGCCATGGGGAGGATAGAAGGGATATGGGGCAAGGACTGCACTGAGTTTAAGCCGGAGCGGTGGGTGTCGAAGAGCGGGCGCCTTCGCCATGAGCCAAGCTACAAGTTCCTGTCCTTCAACACTGGACCCAGGAGCTGCCTTGGCAAGGATCTCAGCCTCAGCAACATGAAGATCACTGTTGCCTCCATCATCTACAACTTCAAGGTTGAGCTGGTCGAGGGCCATGAGGTGATGCCACAGAGCTCTGTCATACTTCACACGCAGAACGGCATGATGGTTAGGCTCAAGAGAAGGGGGGCAGCTTGA